The following are encoded in a window of Telmatobacter sp. DSM 110680 genomic DNA:
- the fabG gene encoding 3-oxoacyl-[acyl-carrier-protein] reductase: protein MADLQGRIALVTGASQGIGRACALELAKAGATVALAARNEAKLADVAAEIAAAGGQAAAFALDVASEESIKNGAKAVIDRFGKVEILVNNAGITRDDLMMRMKRSDWDDVLSTNLTGAFLLTQALLRQMMKNRWGRIINITSVVGRTGQEGQVNYAASKAGLIGFTRSLAREVASRGITVNAVAPGYIETPMTTVLGEKLREKMIEQIPLGRSGTDAEIAQPVVFLASDAAAYITGHVLDVNGGMFMGG from the coding sequence GCTGGTAACGGGGGCCTCCCAGGGAATTGGACGAGCTTGCGCGCTGGAACTCGCGAAAGCCGGAGCTACGGTGGCGTTAGCAGCGCGCAATGAGGCGAAACTGGCCGACGTGGCAGCGGAGATTGCAGCAGCAGGCGGTCAGGCTGCGGCATTTGCCCTAGACGTAGCGAGCGAGGAATCCATTAAGAACGGCGCCAAGGCCGTAATCGACCGCTTCGGCAAGGTCGAAATCCTCGTCAACAACGCCGGCATCACCCGCGATGATCTGATGATGCGCATGAAACGAAGCGACTGGGATGATGTGCTGAGCACCAATCTCACCGGCGCGTTTCTGCTTACGCAAGCTCTGCTCCGCCAGATGATGAAGAACCGCTGGGGCCGCATCATCAACATCACCAGCGTGGTCGGGCGCACGGGGCAGGAAGGCCAGGTAAACTACGCCGCATCGAAGGCCGGGCTGATTGGATTCACGCGGTCGCTTGCGCGCGAGGTAGCCTCACGTGGCATCACGGTCAACGCTGTCGCCCCGGGGTATATTGAAACGCCGATGACGACGGTGCTCGGCGAAAAGCTGCGCGAAAAAATGATCGAGCAGATTCCACTCGGCCGTTCGGGAACCGACGCGGAAATTGCCCAGCCGGTAGTGTTTTTAGCATCGGATGCGGCCGCCTACATAACCGGTCACGTGCTGGATGTTAATGGCGGCATGTTCATGGGCGGGTGA
- a CDS encoding DUF5666 domain-containing protein, translating to MKGSYVSLALLLSFGVSSFVAVAQDTGAPQNPSQANPAKSAQGRSPGQRGNRGGWGGGIMGRGVLGTVTEITPEHFTVKTENGELYTIHYSVNTRIMKGNGGGFRRGQGGNNDGEFQPPPTPTPIKAGDIKVGDAIGATGEMDANTKSVGAIAIVQIDPERAKEMREMQANYGKTWLMGKVTSINEVKVTLQGGPDNATHTFVADENTTFRKRRDPITLGDIQIGDMIRTEGSVKNGAFLATSVAVMVPPRQRDDDSAPPQ from the coding sequence ATGAAAGGCAGTTACGTTTCGTTGGCGCTTCTTCTCTCATTCGGCGTTTCGAGTTTTGTTGCCGTCGCCCAGGACACAGGTGCTCCTCAGAATCCGAGCCAGGCGAATCCAGCGAAGTCGGCGCAGGGGCGCAGTCCTGGGCAGCGCGGGAATCGCGGCGGATGGGGCGGCGGGATTATGGGCCGCGGAGTGCTGGGTACGGTTACCGAGATCACGCCTGAGCACTTCACCGTCAAAACTGAGAATGGCGAACTCTACACGATTCACTACAGCGTGAATACTCGCATCATGAAAGGCAACGGTGGTGGCTTTCGTCGCGGCCAAGGCGGGAATAACGACGGCGAATTTCAGCCGCCCCCGACTCCTACACCGATCAAAGCCGGCGACATCAAAGTGGGAGATGCCATCGGCGCCACGGGCGAAATGGATGCCAACACGAAATCAGTCGGCGCCATCGCCATAGTGCAGATAGATCCCGAGCGCGCTAAAGAGATGCGCGAGATGCAGGCCAATTACGGGAAAACCTGGCTGATGGGAAAAGTCACCTCCATCAACGAAGTGAAGGTGACGTTGCAAGGCGGTCCGGATAATGCGACGCACACCTTTGTAGCCGACGAAAACACCACGTTTCGCAAACGCCGCGATCCTATCACCCTGGGCGATATCCAGATTGGCGACATGATTCGGACTGAAGGTTCAGTGAAGAATGGCGCTTTTCTTGCCACCTCGGTTGCCGTGATGGTTCCGCCGCGTCAACGCGATGACGATTCGGCCCCTCCGCAATAA
- a CDS encoding tetratricopeptide repeat protein, protein MSRFDERLLPAILMAAIVSTSALSQAQPPATQSPGTTKPATAAISITSLPKAEATPEQIGDALMAHQRYQAAIEAYKKAPPDDAVVWNKMGIAYQLMFNLTDAMHCYRTSDKLAPKSSNVLNNLGTVYDAMKDYHSAEKMYRKALKDDPGSALIRKNLGTNLLSQHKYKKGWEEYKAALKIDPQIFDNSTRPRVENPASVSDRGAMNYYMAKGCVRAGMPDRAIQYLRMAISEGYANPKKIIADSEFASLQGLPEFEELLSSQTPKRQ, encoded by the coding sequence ATGAGCAGGTTCGATGAACGCTTGCTGCCGGCTATCCTGATGGCAGCCATTGTGAGCACCTCCGCACTGAGCCAGGCTCAGCCTCCTGCTACACAGTCTCCGGGTACAACCAAGCCTGCGACCGCTGCAATTTCGATCACTTCCCTGCCCAAGGCTGAAGCAACCCCTGAACAGATTGGGGATGCTCTGATGGCCCATCAACGGTATCAGGCAGCCATCGAGGCCTACAAGAAAGCCCCACCTGACGATGCCGTAGTTTGGAACAAGATGGGCATCGCCTACCAATTGATGTTCAATTTGACCGACGCGATGCATTGTTACCGGACTTCTGACAAGCTTGCTCCTAAAAGCTCAAATGTCCTGAACAATCTGGGGACCGTCTACGATGCAATGAAGGATTATCACAGCGCAGAGAAGATGTACCGCAAGGCGTTGAAGGATGATCCCGGTTCTGCGCTGATTCGAAAGAATCTTGGGACTAACCTGCTCTCGCAGCATAAGTATAAGAAGGGCTGGGAAGAGTACAAAGCCGCACTGAAAATCGATCCACAAATTTTCGACAACAGCACGCGACCGCGCGTTGAGAATCCGGCATCCGTGTCGGATCGCGGGGCCATGAATTACTACATGGCCAAGGGTTGCGTGCGGGCGGGGATGCCTGACCGTGCAATTCAATACTTGCGCATGGCAATCAGCGAGGGCTACGCCAACCCCAAGAAGATCATCGCCGACAGCGAGTTTGCTTCTTTGCAGGGATTGCCGGAATTTGAAGAATTGCTATCGTCGCAGACCCCCAAAAGGCAATAA